ATGCACAGTTAGTCATACGAGGGATACGAAAACCCGTACAGGGAGTTAATATTGACCAAAATaaagaataaacaaaaacttggacgaaaaataaaagtcatcataaaaaaaaaaaaaataaagtaaagtatGGTAAATTTTCaagatttttaaaaacaaataccacGAACGCAGACATAATTAACACCTCAATAAAAATgtcttgtatatatatatatatatatatatatatatatatatagctgcccATATCTGAATGAATGTATTTTTGCACCTTTTGATTTTCTTCTCAATGAAGCCGCATACAACATTTAGGGAGTTGGTTGGAAAAGATTTCGTTAGCCCAATAAATGTTAATTATGAATTTACACAACACAACTTGGATTTGTTTTCTCTCTCAATGCTTGTTTGTAAACAATTCCCATTGTTAAATTAATCTTCATTTTTTTACagacattaacaacaacaacaacaaaatgtacaAACACAAGAAATTTTTGGGTACTTTGAACATTTATCAATTGTTAGCacaatttgtaaataaaaataggaaaataaataatattcgcTTCGAATGACGCAAATTGTCGCCTACCTCATGAGTTGTACCTAGAGATGAGCGCGGGGCGATAGTTATTTAGGCGTGCTAAGAGCATGACATTTTCAGCAGACTTTTCAGGCAAAGCTTGATTTTGAATAATTGAATATGTCCTGCGATGGTTCTGGGCGTGCGAACGCATAAGATTGGCATTATTTTTAGTTTGGTTTTTAGAACAAAAATATAGCCTTAAAAGTAACTAACGTTTAACTTAAATCAAGTGCAAAACCTCTTCAAGTCTAGCGCACTTCCAAGTTTATCAAAATGTCAACAAAGTTCTTACTTCAAGTACTTCTATCCAGCCCATATCCAAAACTGaatcttaaataaaattgtctTTCATTAATAATTcttataactatatataaaattataaaaattaataatactCAATAATAAAAgagtattattataatataagaAGTCTTGAATTAAGcacaaattaattgtaaaaatattttgtccATTTAAGAAGAATGAAAGTCAATGTGAAGGATGTCTCTAAACCCATATAAAATATGGTTTCAGGCTTATttcaaatatgcaaaacatttttataaataaattgtgccTTATTCAAGACTTTTCTTCGTAATGATGTAAAATATTTCAGAATAAGCACAGTTTATGCTTAGCTAAGAATATTTGAGAACGAgaatttatgttaatattttttctaGCAGCTTGACGAATATTCGAACCCTGAACTTCGGGCTCGACGCTTTGTCCACTGCGCTACGAAAGAACATACTAATATtggaattttaaacagatttttttatcttttgaCTCCTTTATGAAAcacttaaaatattatatgtattttttataatttaaaattcatttattaaattaatttagtattatttcaaatttaacttGTGAttcgttttgtgtgtgttttactTGTAAACACGTCTCGTTTCGTGCTCGTGCTCGTGTTCGTGTCACGCGCTCAGCTCTAGCTGATTGTATTTGATCAGTCGTATGTTCGAACTATCGCCATGGAATCTTGATCGGCGAGCGATTGCGTCGCGGCGCGGGGGCGTGTACGTGAACGGCTCTGGACGTCGGCTGCTCGCGACGCCCCCAATTGGTGCTGGTAACGCCCACGCCGCCGGCAGAACTCTGACGCGAACTGGTCAACGGCTTGGACGCGGGCACAGGTGCATTATAATGGCCGCCAAAGTAGGTGGAGGCGGGCGGCTGCTGTCGACTACTCGGCTTGCTACCGTAGAGCTGTACGCGGGTGGGTGCACGTCCTCGGGCGGGCGCCGGCGACAACTTGGCCTGCTCGCTGCCAATCTGCACGAGCGTCTGATAGCGAccgctgctgcgctgctgctgctgctgctgctgctgctgctgtggctgctgctgctgtgccacGCCCATATGCCGCGTGGGCGAATGCTGACTCGGACTGCGATACCATTTGCCCGCCGGCGGCGTTTGACGCGCAACGCTGCTGGCCAAGAGCCGCTGCGCATAGTACTCCGTTGTGGGCATGGGcttggccacgcccaccgGCACCAGGCGGCCCGGCGAGTGCGGCAATATGGAGTTCTTGATCTCGATGCGTATGGCAGACGCGGGCGTCGGCGGCGTCGGTGAAGGCGACATGTGCCGCAGCGTGGGCTGCGCCACGCGAAATGTCTCATTGCGCTTGACGGGCGAGCGGGTGGCGGAGCGTGAGGGTCTGTCGCGCAGCGGCGAGCGCGACTGCGGCCGATAATTGTCATTCTCGAAAACAAGAAAATCGGGTCGATTCTCCTTGGAGTCCCATCGATGGCCGGCTGCTGACTGCTGCGCTGCAGCCGGCGGCGCGGGCACCTCCACAAACCAGGCGGGATTATGCGGCGTctccttttgctgctgcagcaggcgcTCCCTGAAGGATTTCCGAAAGCTGTTCAGTGTGACCGTCTTGTACTTGTCGCGCTCATCCTCCTCGAGCAGATCATCCTTCGAGTGCGTCttcagctgctccagctgctcgcGCAGATGTGTCGGCGTCTTGCTCTTGCGATAGGTGCTGCTGTCGAAGCTGCCGCTGGACGTGGAGCCGAGGCTGGGCTGCCGCTGCATGCCATCCGACGATTGTCTGGACTTCTGACTGCCCTGTTCGTAGAGGAAATTGAATGGATCCGTGTGCGCATCGTAGTCGAGCATACGATCCCCATCGTTGCGCCATTTGTAGTACGTATTCGTGGCCGTATCGCTGGGATGATGCTCATAGCTGGCCACCTCCTCCGGCGAGGGCGGCTTCTTGCGCTTGGTGAACGTGCTAAATTTGCTGAACACCTTCGATTTCTTTGACTTCTTCTCCAGCGTGCTGCTGTTGGACTCGGTGCCGCGCTGCTGCTCCTCATCGGAGCCGTTCAGTATGAAGGTATCGCCGCGCTGCAGCGTCGAGCTGGTTGTGGAATCCCGTCTAGAACTGATCACGCTCGCCGGCCGGGAGCTGCCGCTGCGCACGGGCGTTGTGTCGCGCGACGAGCTCTTTCTGGACGAGGCCAGCGACGAGCGTATATTGCGAAAAAATGACATCGGTTTAACCTTGAGGCCGCCGacgcgaaagagagagagagagagagagcgacagagagacTTCCCCCCCCTGGCGCGTTCAAAGTCTAAAAGTCGCGTTGCGGTTCGTTCGCTTGCGAGTCTTGAGATCTCGGCTTAAATTACGCGTCTGACTCGGCCAACTGCCACGGCACAACTGAGCAAGTTGGGCCCATTGAGCGTCGCATTAACTTCAGCTATTACCCGGATCATTAGAATTTCTGCGacgctcggcatttatttttaacgtTCGTTTGCTCGTTCGTACGCTTGAatattttttgctcttttgtttTGACCAATttggcgtatacttaatatcattatcgtgtttgttgttatggCCATATTTTGTGTCGATTAGCAGCTGTTTGCGCGGGCGTTACATAGCCAAAAACTGGTTTATGCCCAAAAACTGGGCTTTAATTTCGtttcataatttatgcaaCAGAAAGTGCTCTAATTAGCGATCGGCTGTGTGGCATCAACAGCTCATTTAGCacaatgcaacagcaacaaaaacagcaacaacaattagaacaacaacacacatTTACACCAACCACAACACCTCAGTTGTGTTAAGTAGTGTGCTTTTGTTGTGCACACTCTggctttgtttatttgtttgaagtGCCAACCAGGCAGGCGGCT
The sequence above is a segment of the Drosophila virilis strain 15010-1051.87 chromosome 3, Dvir_AGI_RSII-ME, whole genome shotgun sequence genome. Coding sequences within it:
- the LOC26531100 gene encoding uncharacterized protein, which encodes MSFFRNIRSSLASSRKSSSRDTTPVRSGSSRPASVISSRRDSTTSSTLQRGDTFILNGSDEEQQRGTESNSSTLEKKSKKSKVFSKFSTFTKRKKPPSPEEVASYEHHPSDTATNTYYKWRNDGDRMLDYDAHTDPFNFLYEQGSQKSRQSSDGMQRQPSLGSTSSGSFDSSTYRKSKTPTHLREQLEQLKTHSKDDLLEEDERDKYKTVTLNSFRKSFRERLLQQQKETPHNPAWFVEVPAPPAAAQQSAAGHRWDSKENRPDFLVFENDNYRPQSRSPLRDRPSRSATRSPVKRNETFRVAQPTLRHMSPSPTPPTPASAIRIEIKNSILPHSPGRLVPVGVAKPMPTTEYYAQRLLASSVARQTPPAGKWYRSPSQHSPTRHMGVAQQQQPQQQQQQQQQQRSSGRYQTLVQIGSEQAKLSPAPARGRAPTRVQLYGSKPSSRQQPPASTYFGGHYNAPVPASKPLTSSRQSSAGGVGVTSTNWGRREQPTSRAVHVHAPAPRRNRSPIKIPWR